DNA from Gramella sp. MAR_2010_147:
GGGAGTATTGCAGCAGTCAAGGCAAAAGCCAATGGCCACCCTGTTCAGCTTTACCCCATAGGTGCGCTTACCAATAAAAGTGAAGGTATAGACCTGGCGGAATTACTGGACATGAAAGGTGCCGGGGCAATAAGTTTTGGTGATTATAAAACTCCTCTTCGCAACCCTAATCTTCTAAAGATCGCATTGCAATATGCTCAGAATTTTGATGCCCTTATACAAAGTTATCCCCAGGAAAATAGGATCGCGGGCAACGGTATGGTAAATGAACATGAAAACAGTACGTCTCTTGGCTTGAAAGGGATCCCAAATCTTGCCGAAGAATTACAAATCACTAGAGATCTTTATTTGCTGGAATATACTGGCGGTAAGTTACATATTCCAACTATTTCTACCGAAAAATCTGTCAAACTCATTAAAGAAGCCAAGAAAAAAGGACTGGATGTAAGTTGCAGTGTTGCAATTCATAATCTGGTTCTTAATGATGATGAATTAAAGGAGTTTGATGGGAATTCTAAAGTAATGCCTCCCTTAAGGACAAAGAAGGATGCCAAAGCTCTTATAAAGGGTCTAAAAGATGGCACTATAGATATGGTTACCACAGATCATAATCCTATTGATGTGGAACATAAAAAAGTGGAATTTGATAATGCACTTTATGGCAGTATTGGTTTGGAATCTGCTTTTGGTGCTTTATGTACTCAATTTGAAATAAATGAAGCTGTTAAGATCCTTTGCAGTGGTAAAAAACGATTTCAACTTGAAGATTATAAGATCATGGAAGGAGAAGTTGCAGACTTAAGCCTTTTTATTCCTGGTGAGAAATACCGCTTTACTGAAAAAGATATCCTTTCATCCTCAAAGAATAGTATTTTCCTTCATAAGGAATTAAAGGGAAAAGCTCTGGGAGTAATTACTAAAAATGGAATTATTCTGAAATAAATTAATAAAAAAATGGAGATTACGGGACAGGCAAAAACTACTGCTATTGTTGCCTATATTACAATTATAGGCACGATCATAGCTTACTTTATGAACCTAGAGACCAAAGACAGATTTGCCAGTTTTCATATTAGACAGGCCTT
Protein-coding regions in this window:
- a CDS encoding dihydroorotase — its product is MKLLLKSITILDDTSKHHKKKLDIFIDHGVIKKIDKNLKEKADKEVNIENLHVSRGWFDSSVSFGEPGFEDRETIANGLDTAGKSGFSAVGLNPYTNPVLDHSGSIAAVKAKANGHPVQLYPIGALTNKSEGIDLAELLDMKGAGAISFGDYKTPLRNPNLLKIALQYAQNFDALIQSYPQENRIAGNGMVNEHENSTSLGLKGIPNLAEELQITRDLYLLEYTGGKLHIPTISTEKSVKLIKEAKKKGLDVSCSVAIHNLVLNDDELKEFDGNSKVMPPLRTKKDAKALIKGLKDGTIDMVTTDHNPIDVEHKKVEFDNALYGSIGLESAFGALCTQFEINEAVKILCSGKKRFQLEDYKIMEGEVADLSLFIPGEKYRFTEKDILSSSKNSIFLHKELKGKALGVITKNGIILK